ATTCCGCGCTCATCACTGGCATTTAGTTCCATCATATATTCCCTGTAACGATCTCCATACAGGTCACGAGCCAAACACAACGCTGCAGTAGTCTTTCCAGTTCCGGGAGGACCAGCAAAGATGCAGTGGGGAACATTTTTTGCTTTTGCGAAGCTTTTCAGGCGGTCAACGATTTCTTTTTGATTGATAATGTTGTTTAATGATTTGGGGCGATACTTCTCAGCCCACATCTCGTAACTCAAAGGTTAGCCTCCGTGACGATTAATAGAAAAAAGTCTGTTATAAATTAGTACTTATCGGCGTTTTTTGCCCAGAAAAAATGTGGTTCGTTTAGGGGCATAATCATGATGCAGTTTATCTTTGGTTTAAATGGTTCAAGATTATGTCATAGATAATTACTAAGACATAAAACTAATATTTGAAAAGTAGTTTCATATTAATTAAATTAAACTGAGTTAAGGTGAATGATACTGAGTCAATCTCAATTACCTCGAATTACCCAGAAAGATTTGATGGATGCAGAAGATTTGGATTTCACAGAAGAAACTGAACAGTGGAACAGCTATAAATTAAGTGACGGGACAACGCTTAGGATTAAATTGATTCTAAGAGAGGTTAAAAGATTAAACAAATGGAAACCTGACGGGTCGCCAATCTACATGATCAGCAGCCAAAACATTGTGAGAACAGTCAACATCCCCAAAGAACTGAAGAAAAAGCCCGAAGTAAGAGCATACAAACCAGTTTAACTTCAGCAAAATAAATTACCAAAAAAGGAGGCATTTGTATGAGTGAGCAAGAACAAAAGAAACAAAAAAAGAAGAAAAAGAAAAAACAAGTTATTATTGAACAGAAACCAGTAGAAACAGAAGTTTCAGAGTTAATCGAAGTTTTAGAAGAGCTAGAAAAACAAAAAAAGTATGTAGATGTTCAAGTCTGCCCTAACTGCAAAAGCACAAAAGTTCGCAGAGTAAAATCCACGGAAGGTGATGTGTTAGGTCATATGGGCCTTTCTTCACCAAAACATGAGTGCACAAAATGTGGATGGCGAGGAAAACTAGTCATCAAAGCATCCAACAAGCCCACAACAATAAAAGATGTGGCAATAATGGCCGAAACCAATGAAGCTGAACAAGAAAAGTAAGTTTATGATTTTTATTTTCTGTGTTGTGAAAAACCATAACTTCCAATTTTTTTGTTTAGGCTCCAATACTCTCCTACATTGAAAACAAAAGGGTCCGCTTTACTAAAGTCAAGTTTGCCAGTTTCATCCAGAACCTTTTCATCAAAATGGACTTGCACAACTTCGCCAAGAAACAGGTCATGGGCACCTAAAGGAATTACGTCTTTTAGGATACATTCTAAATTAACTGGGCATTCTTGAATCATGGGAACATTGACTTTTTGGGCTTTTTCGGGGGTAAACTTGGTTTCAGAAAATTTGTCAACGTCTTTGCCTGATGCTACTCCACAGTAATCGGTTTCTTGAATGAATTTAGTAGGGGGAATATTTACAACAAACTCTTTGGTGTCTTTAATCACCTGGTATGAATATCGGGTTGGCCGAATGCTTACCCCCACCATGGGAGGCTCAGAACATACAGTTCCAGCCCAAGCCAAAGTGATAATGTTAGATTTTCCAGCATAATCTACACAACTAACAAGAACAACCGGACAAGGAAACAACGCAGTAAATGCATTTTTTTGAAGTTTCATAAAATAATCTCTGGATAGAACAAGTATTAACAGTTTTCGAGACGTTTTTGGTGCTCCAGATAATGAAATGCGCTAATGTTCAGTTATCATGATACTAACAAAAATCCAATAAACAAATGTCACATTTTTATGTCTAAATTGAGCTTAACTATAAATACGCAACAGATAATTTCAGTTTGCTTAAAACCAAATAAAAGAAAGATTGGAATATTACATGACAAAAAATGCAGAAAAAATCATCTGCACCGTTTGTGGTAGCGAATTTGAGGCAAAAGATGCAGTAAATGTTTCGTGCGAAGAAC
This is a stretch of genomic DNA from Candidatus Bathyarchaeum sp.. It encodes these proteins:
- a CDS encoding flavin reductase family protein: MKLQKNAFTALFPCPVVLVSCVDYAGKSNIITLAWAGTVCSEPPMVGVSIRPTRYSYQVIKDTKEFVVNIPPTKFIQETDYCGVASGKDVDKFSETKFTPEKAQKVNVPMIQECPVNLECILKDVIPLGAHDLFLGEVVQVHFDEKVLDETGKLDFSKADPFVFNVGEYWSLNKKIGSYGFSQHRK